The window TGAAGAGGAAAGGGTTCTACCAGCCCATACAATCTGATGGAGCAATCTAGGCAACCCAGACTCTTTTTTTCCTAAGATTTATCTCTACTCTTGCATCTCCATCTCATTGGTCTTCAGCTGGCTTCATTCTTTCTCcggtgttttctctctctcttgattcctgtttgctttttacAGTATCCCTTTCTTCGatgttcctctttctttttcttcactaCTCTGTGTCCCAAATTGGAGCTTCGGGCTGCTTTACTTCATCAGACGACAAGTTTGGCACAGCTGAGCTCTTTGCTGGTGTAGAGGTGGTGCCTGAAAGTGATTTACAGCTGAATGTCTTGATTTGGAATCATTTTATATCACATTAGGCAGTATTCCTTTGAGGTAGCCTACAGCTGAGGAGGACTGACTCACAGGATAATGTATCATGGGTCCAACATCTCCAGATTTATTAGGTTCGCGTTTTACTCTTAGGTGTTGATTCCATTGGCAAATCAAAACTAATGACGACCCTTGACCTCTCATAGCTAATCCGTCACTCTCTCCCATCTCCAGTCTCACATTTGACTCCCAGATCCatttgttcttcctctcttggCCAATCtgtgacctctctctctctgtgacactTCACAGttggtcatttttcacaaatggCAAGTCAATCTGGATCTGCAAAACAGATCATGATGCAACATCTAGTCGACTGATGTCGGTCTACGTCTGGGGTGTCATGTTCTCAACACATTCCCTCTGTTCCTAATGCTTGAGTTGCCTGCAGATCTGCCAGTTAGGCCCAGCTGTAATTCAGATGGACAGTAATGGCTCTGCCAGGCCAGACACTGTACAGCCACTTATCTTGAGCGAGGCGCTACTTATAATTGGACAGTCAACCTTTCTCAGGACAATTGCATAAACTAAGGAGTTGTGTCTCAGCACTGTAACAGTAGGCTATGCTGTGCTACAGCAGATATCCAAAAGGTTTTATGAGGCTGACAGGGCTTTGTAGTGACCATTCTGGGGCATCGCTTTTGGAAAAGCTATATGATTTTATATGTTTACAGccacatttattaattataGCTAGAGTGCCCAGTTCAAATGATTGAATGACACAGATGACATTAGTTCTACGAGAAGAAACCTTGAATAGGACTGATATATTAGTCTGAAGCGATgtagtcttttcttttcttctgcccAAACACTTATATAAGAATGAGCGGAAGGTGAACCTTAATGTTTGAACCGATTATGAAAGGTCACATGTAAAAGGCAAACATTGCCACTGAGCTGCCGCAGAAGACTTATCTTTAACTTTAAtccaacattttcatcaacattttcaAGTGAGACACATTCCTACCATGCTGATAATTACCACAGTGCACAGTAAGTTTTATGTGTTGCTTGTTAACCAGGGATCTAGTACAGTTCTTTCTTAATTTAggctaatttatttatttaattagtaAAGTAGTTAGCAGGTTTACAGTATAGATATCCTCGTAACTTGcattaaaaactgaagttaGAATTGTATCAATAAAtctgtttatatttatgtagAATATAACTTGAATAAATTTACTGCTAAGGTAACAGTCTTTGCCGTGATGTTGGAACACGTGCCTTCCACAGGAGATTCACGTACTTGCTGGTCCACAGGAATGGACAGGCCATTTTCAAATCGAAGCACTGACTTTCAGAACATGGTCTCTAACGCTGATCACCTGAGGAGCTGAAAGGGGCTTATAACAGTATTCTTACCACTTGCTGCTCATATTTTTACTCTCTTCAGGCAGTGCCATACAAAACACTGATCACCAGCAAATGCTTCCATGCCATCAATTAAAGTACAGCACATCTGCCCTCTTTTCATGTCCAGTCTGTACAGATATCTGTAGCTTCTTGATGAAAAAAAGCTGCCCAAATTCTGAAATGCCAGAATGTACTCAGAGGAATAGAGCCTTTATACTTTATGTAGCCTTGGCCTACATCTGTTTCACTTGCctcttattcttattttttaaaattttgtgctGAATATCAGCCACATTTCCAAAATAATATGCCGGTCCATCAATAAGAATTCTTAAAATGCCTCTTCACTTTCAGCAGCCTTGTGTAGATTCATCTGGAATCTGACAGGGCAAAGAGAGTTGTGCACTGAATACTACCGCAACAACAAAAGCATCgataaaatgtgacaaaaaactttttgaaaGAGTTATTGatagatggaaataaaaaaattaaagaaaataactatTTTGGTTAGGTCTTGTTTGATTCTACAAAATTATTTCATCAAATGAAATGGTAGTATGTAATGGTAGTAGTGAAAATACTACTGGACTATTAATTGGACTAACGATTGTACtttcttgattttaaaaagtttctaTATGttcaaaacacagaagaaattaattcttcaaaaacaaaatttcacaaCTGGATGGTAATAAAGCATTCAGAAACTTCAAATTAAAGATCCTGGATTAACATGACCTGTACTTAAACCattcagcagtcacctcagtCTCTGCAAGTTATTGTGCAGATCCATTAAGTATAATTTGCAAGTTCACATTGAGGGCAGAGAGCACAACTGAAATCTATTACCTCTTATGTTTAAAATGCACCTAGCTTTACACCCAGCtcccggcacacacacacacacacacaaaaacacacatagacaccagcagggttttttttaatgcaaatggTTCAGAGAGGAAATGTTGATGCCTCTGAGAATGATTGATCGGTTGGGATCAGTTTGAGAgatgtgaaattattttatagGGAGGCATAGGGAGCTAAGAGACATCAACAACAccaactttatttttctctaatAGAATTAGATTTATGGTCACAAAAAACGCAAATCCCTCACATTGAAAGCAgtccaaaaaaaccaaatcaaccATTCCATTGatcttattttactgtttttcctaCAAGGTAATTTGTCACAGAAAGGCAAGGTACTAGATAAGAAGCAGGCCCTGTTCTGTGAGGTGATGCTAGCAAGAGAGAAACTCCCCTGGGCTGGATGTTGCTTCACTGAACTATTTGTTCAAGGCACTGTAGTTGGCTTCCCAAGTAGCACTGCCATTTGTCACTGTCAACAGCTGGTACCATACCTCCCCTTATGCAGGGGGGCTATATGGAAACCACTGCACATTAGGGAGGGTGTGAAAATTAGAACTGGCTGACGTTACTGGTAGCAGCTTCAATACTTTTAGGGAATTAGCCTTTGTTAGCATAGACTTAATGTATTCAGTGCACTTGTCATACATACATGTGCTATAGTTAAAGGTAGATGATACAAGTTCAAAAGTAGGAGGTAGACGCCTGTGGCATTATGTCCTCTGGCTATTATGAGGAGCTGATGAAGCACAATGACTGGAGTGGCCACTGTACTGGATTTCAGGGGGCCACAAAAGGCTGGTCATGTTACCTTGTGAGAACACATCAAGTGTTATAAACTTTTTGAAGCTCTCTGAGGTGAATCTTATTAGGCTCATAttgcctctctcttccccctttAATAGGAAGCTCTGGGCGCCTCCTCCGTCCTCAGGCCCGCAAATGCTGCAGTGTGGCCCTTCAATAAAAGTGCAGAGGAATGCAAACCAGTAACCACTCTCTTACACGGACCAAACAAGGGCCACACTTTGTACAAGTATAGTGATTGAGCCgtaataacaaataatgaaacaaCACAGAAAGGATGATAATTTAGTATGTCACTATtctgaaaagagtgaaaaagcaCAACGGCTGGATTTAAAGAGATAAAAGTGTTCAACACAGTTTCCTTGGCACCCAAAAGCTGGCTGCTGGCGAGTGGTGGGAAGAACCAACTTATTCCCTCAGCGGAGAACAATgttggaaagaagaaaacagcttGGTAATAGTGGAGATCGCTCACTGGTGCCCCAATTATATGGACAGAGCTGTGGCCCTGGGACATGACTTAATGACCATAATAAggcttgtctgtctgttcaaAATCAGCTTAGAGTGCATCCACGTGGACCTACAGCATCACTCAAGCCTTAGTTCAATTTAAACAGGCAGTATGAGATGGAGCAGGGTGTTTGGGGGACTGGTGGGGGGAACAATTTGGAGACAGCTCACCATCTTACTGTGTTTCGCGTGCAGGCAAATAGTCCACAACCCCCTGGGCCCTCCTCATTCCACCTCGTAGCCTTGATGAGGATCAATTTGGACTTGAGCATTTCTTGTGGCTGCGGCTGCTATTTAATTCAGTATGGCTGAGCGCTCTGTGATTAATGACAGGTACTTAGCTGGAAGACACGGTCAATAAACGCTCTGGTCCAGGAACTTAATACCGGGCTATACGCCAAAGGGGAGACGGACTTTCTCCAGGAGGCAGCACCACCCAAATTGGATGGGGTTTACAGGAGCAGAGAGCAAAAAGGGAGACCAAAAACTTTTcacactggcttttttttttggattgacTTTACTGACGTTTTTGAACAACCTTGGCAGTGTGCTGCTGCAGAACCATCCTTTTGAAAAGCCTGGAAGAATGTGCGTGTGTTAgtgaaagacagggagagaaaggcTCATAGAGAGCAGAGGGTGAGGGCtgaaggagacagagggagaaagagacagttaGAGGGTGCTCTGATCGTTTCTGTGGCAAGTGTGCATCGTACGTGTGTCCTCGTGGGAAATGAAAATACCAGATGACCTGGGCGTCATTGTCATGGTAGATTCAGCCCTTTATTTTCCGAGATAAAGCCCATCCAGTGGTTGAACCCATTGCTTTAAGATGTATACTCACTGATCATAGTGTATACCATGCAAGCCCTCTACTCTGTATACATTCACACTGCTTTGCATGCAGATGGTTTAGCGCCTTTGACTTCCCCAAAAGCCGAGTCCTTCGAAGCTCCATCACAGCATGACAACTGCACCGTGTAATCCTGTAATCTTCTTATCAACACAATTACCCAagttcaaacacacaaagcaataATGGCAGGAGAGTACAGGGAAATGATACAAGTTTCCAATGCAAGGTCACACAGGCTCTTTCTATGTTTATCCCATAGGACACGAGTTAATCGATACATACTGGAACATCTATTTACCTGATGGCTGCGTAGATACACTTTTGCATATTGCTAATGCTGCTCAtgtttatggtgtgtgtgtgtttgttcctccGAGGCTGGCTGTTGCAACACTGACCTCCAGCGTGCGCACAGAAGGACAGAGCCGAGCGCGCTCTCCTCGGTGCGGGACTCGTGCGTTTTTGACAGCAATGTGACCCCATCGGGCACCTCCTGCTCGCTCTGTCTATCAGGACAGACGGCAGCACTTAATACCGAAACAGACCTTCGACGGTCACATGCACTGATCAGCTGTCCGATTTTTGACCGGCGGCCAGTTCGCTCTGACAATGCAGACGAACGGGACACGCTCCCGCAGCAGCCGCGGACGCTGATCTTATGAAATACTCTCAAATAAAGtttcactgatgaaaacatttttttttttgctcgctTTTTTCACCGACTCCATCCCCGATCCTCCGCTAATCgcttccttctcttctctgggGCGGAGCGGGTCCCTGccagtttttttctgatgttaaaaaaaaaggggaaaaaaagacacgTGGTTGTTACAAACCTCTCTCAGGACACAACGGGGAGGCAGAGGTGGAGAGATGCGGGCGCCGTCAGGATGGGAGAGGACGCGATGAGGAAGGAGCCCGCTCTCTGACCACGGAGACTCAGCCTGCACGTTTTCGGGAATAAGGGCTTAAAGGACTTCGCACATTgcgacctctctctctctctctctctttctctctcggtccctctctttttttttttcgtaagGAGAGTCTCGCTTGCAGGATGTGGAATATCGCaggtgaggaaaaaagaaaaatgccctTTGATGTAGATTTCTCCACTGAAATATGCGCTAAAGTCCTGATGGGATATTTCTGCATATTAATTCCGCacgttttgcatttttaaaagtcatAGCTTGActaaaaaactcaaaatggaTTTCTTTAATAGCTCAAACCTGGAGGACGggatacagacagaaaatgtgtcctCTAATTCCACCTCTCAGACCCAGTACACCCAGCTCGCTATCTGGGGTCTGGCCGGACTTGTCAGCTTTCTGATTTTGTTCACAATAGTCGGGAACGTCTTGGTTGTCATCGCCGTTTTGACGAGCAGAGCTCTGAAACCACCCCAGAACCTTTTTCTCGTCTCCCTGGCCAGCGCGGACATACTGGTGGCCACCCTGGTCATGCCCTTTTCTCTGGCAAATGAACTCATGGGCTACTGGTTTTTTGGCAAAATTTGGTGTGACATCTACCTGGCTCTGGACGTCCTATTCTGCACCTCCTCTATTGTTCACCTCTGCGCTATTAGTTTGGACAGGTACTGGTCCGTGACCCAGGCTGTAGAGTATAACTTGAAGAGAACACCGAAAAGAGTTAAAGGGATGATTGTGGTGGTGTGGTTGATCTCAGCTGTCATCTCCTTCCCACCACTCATATCAATGGACAGGAGCAGCAATGAGGCCAGTCCCCAGTGTATCCTGAATGATGAGACCTGGTACATCCTCTACTCCAGCATTGGATCATTCTTTGCCCCCTGTGTTATCATGATCCTGGTATATATCCGGATCTACCAGGTGGCAAAGACCAGGACCAGAACAATGTCCGAGAAGAAGAGGGATGTGGACTCCCCGCTGGAGAACGGGATGGACAAAGCTGAACCAGGTGGAGGTGGGTCATTAAAGTCCAACAGGGGCGGGAGCGTGAAAGTCCAGGAACGTGAGAATGGGCACTGCCAGGAGCAGGCAGCTCAATCCCCTCTACCGAACGAGCCGAAGCATGCGCTGACAGACCACGACGACGACTTTGATGATAGCAGCTCATCAGAtgagaaacttaaaaaaacttcCAGTTCCTCCAAACATCACCACGACGACAGGAAGGACAGAAAGTCCAGCAGGAAGAGCAGCTCTGCCTCGAAATACTCCAGCAGGAAGTCGCGTGCAAGTTCCAAGTCCATGGAGCTGTTCTCGTCTCGTCGCAAGCGCCGGAGCACCGTCAATCGAAAGAAAGTCTCTGCCGCTCGGGAGAAACGCTTCACCTTCGTACTTGCCGTTGTCATGGGcgtgtttgttgtttgctggttccccttcttcttctcctacAGCCTGTATGGAATCTGCAGGGAGCCATGCCAGATCCCCGGGACCCTGTTCAAGTTCTTTTTCTGGATTGGCTATTGTAACAGCTCCTTAAACCCGGTCATCTACACCATCTTCAACCAGGACTTCCGCAGAGCCTTCCAGAAGATCCTGTGTAAGTCATGGAAACGCTCTTTCTGAGGGGGGTCCTGCATGGCTGGGTTTCTAATAGACATTTGACCCTGCAGACGTATATTTGAACTGTTCTGAGCTGTGCGATAGTGCTGGCCTGGGGTGCCAGTTTTCACACTTTTACTTTCAGGGATTGCATTTGAAACGAAGGGACGCTTAATGGATCAAAGGATTGAACTAAGGTACAGAAAAAGAGCTTAAAGTACAAGAGCAAGCGCTCTGATAATATTCACAGAGGAGGCTTTCATCAAACACCGTTCAGACTGCTTTTGGACTCTGATGTGGGCTTCGGCTCATTCCCGTATTGACTTCTTCTCCCttcatttaaatacaataaaCCGACTCATAACAATTACTGTGATGCATGCACGCCAAAGTGGCTGCGCTTGGACGACCCGCACAGGAGATGAAGGGTTTACAGAGACACTTGATTTATAATGTGACCTCATTCACCGAATATAATGCGAAGGCCTTGACAATCTCCACACAACTGTTGTTTGTGACGTTAGATAGTGGTATCtacctgctctctctgtctcttactcAGTTTTTCTCTACCTTTCTATTACGTCACACTCTCAGCATGAGGACCAATGGGACGAAGGGGCTCCTTGCTTACTGTTTCAGTAGCAAAACAGTTtcactaagaaaaaaaaaaaaaaaaaaaaaaaaatgaaaacaaaaccaaaaaaagactCATCCCCAAAAACTACAGTTATATTCTGCTTCAGTGTTCTGTGGGGCTCAAAAGTGTCTAAATGGGGAACTGCACTGGAAACTTTCCAGCCGGACGTGTTTATGGTGAACTCGGACTTGCTCTGGATACGGTGGCATGTACAGTAAAATGGCATCTGGGGCAATTTCCTCTCCCCTCTGAGAAAATAGATGGAATAAAGAAGTGCTGCTGAGAGGAACGGGCACCCACTGAGAGCcccctatgtgtgtgtgtgtgtgtgcgcgcgcgcgtgcatgtgtgggcgagaaagagaaaagaaggacAAAGTGAATCACGCGAGGAACTGTGTTGTGATAAAGAGTTTATCACATCTTATCCCAACTTCCAGTTTGTGATTGTCTGCGTGAGTGTGTCCATCCTATTTTCTGTCAcacctctcttctctcccttatAACCACAAAAAGCACTTAGCCACAGTAAAAACCAAACACCTTATTGCTCTGGTTTAATATCTGCTGCTCGCACACACGTAAGAACACACTTACACATTGTTATTATATCCATAAAGTCATAAAAATGACGTATAAAGtcaatattttcatctttacattttaagcatttgaaGCCAGAAGGGCT is drawn from Xiphias gladius isolate SHS-SW01 ecotype Sanya breed wild chromosome 15, ASM1685928v1, whole genome shotgun sequence and contains these coding sequences:
- the adra2c gene encoding alpha-2C adrenergic receptor, which produces MDFFNSSNLEDGIQTENVSSNSTSQTQYTQLAIWGLAGLVSFLILFTIVGNVLVVIAVLTSRALKPPQNLFLVSLASADILVATLVMPFSLANELMGYWFFGKIWCDIYLALDVLFCTSSIVHLCAISLDRYWSVTQAVEYNLKRTPKRVKGMIVVVWLISAVISFPPLISMDRSSNEASPQCILNDETWYILYSSIGSFFAPCVIMILVYIRIYQVAKTRTRTMSEKKRDVDSPLENGMDKAEPGGGGSLKSNRGGSVKVQERENGHCQEQAAQSPLPNEPKHALTDHDDDFDDSSSSDEKLKKTSSSSKHHHDDRKDRKSSRKSSSASKYSSRKSRASSKSMELFSSRRKRRSTVNRKKVSAAREKRFTFVLAVVMGVFVVCWFPFFFSYSLYGICREPCQIPGTLFKFFFWIGYCNSSLNPVIYTIFNQDFRRAFQKILCKSWKRSF